The Leptospiraceae bacterium genome includes a window with the following:
- a CDS encoding thioredoxin domain-containing protein, with protein MRIIFYGYEWNSLILFLLGPLALFIMIYGAFEIRKLKKYAYFFVAWVFFLIFVLSSKKPLVEKISYYQNTTFPLEVIEPQIPSIIKEHQKPVILFFTARWCDSCKDLEERLKLKEIAELHQEGWIIIKVDVSDFSKYEEHILKKYNVYGVPALAFYTLEGEVALPLTLVGSETPINALISILDQLGNFPHGHHHHHHHH; from the coding sequence GGTTATGAGTGGAATAGTCTGATTTTGTTTTTATTAGGTCCTTTGGCATTGTTTATCATGATTTACGGGGCTTTTGAAATTCGTAAACTAAAAAAGTATGCTTATTTTTTTGTGGCTTGGGTTTTCTTTTTAATCTTTGTTCTTTCTTCGAAAAAACCCCTTGTCGAAAAGATTTCGTATTACCAGAATACTACTTTTCCTTTGGAAGTGATTGAACCCCAAATCCCATCCATCATAAAAGAACACCAAAAACCCGTGATTTTGTTTTTCACTGCGAGGTGGTGTGATTCCTGCAAAGATTTAGAAGAACGCCTCAAGCTAAAAGAAATCGCAGAGCTCCATCAAGAAGGATGGATAATCATCAAAGTGGATGTTTCGGATTTTTCCAAATACGAAGAACACATTTTGAAAAAGTACAACGTTTACGGTGTGCCTGCTTTGGCGTTTTATACGCTGGAAGGAGAAGTGGCTCTCCCCTTGACATTGGTTGGCTCAGAAACTCCTATCAATGCATTGATTTCCATTTTGGATCAATTAGGAAACTTTCCTCATGGTCATCACCATCACCATCATCACCACTAA